GATGAAGTTGGAAATCTGGAGCTGGCCTGGGATATGCTGGAGTTGGCAAAAGTAATCTATAAAAGGTAAAACTTTACACATCTTGATCggagtctgtttaaaaaaaataaagggacttACAGGAAACTGCTGGGTAATTGGCATAAGAGAGGTACATGAGATAAAGAGGTGGAAGCCTCTGATCAGTTTTTATAGCAACCTAACCAAAGTTTTCTTGATTTAGACAGGAAACGAAAGACGCTCAGCTCCACGCTGCTCAGGCTCACCTGAAACTAGGAGAAGTTAGCGTTGAATCCGGTAAACTGTCTGTCCGAAATCTGATTGTACATCAAGTGCTGCAGTGTTAAACTGGCTTAACTTCTTGCTAACTTTCACCCATCTCCCCcaccacatacacctctaccccgatagaacacgaattcaggtataacgcggtaaagcagtgctctggggggacggggctcccaaggacagcgttattttggggtagaggtgtacttatttAAAATGGTCAGAGGTGATTCAGATTGCTGGAGACATCCGATAAACTTCAGACCACGTGGGGGAGGTGCCCACAAGTTTGAATAGTCCTGGGACAGATCAGGGAATAAGCCAATTACCTGCCAACTGAATTCTTGAGCAAAGTGGGGGAAGGCCATGTTGAGACTCAATTTGCTTTCATTTCTGGAATAGAAATAGCAGTGGCTTGGAAATAGGCTTGTAGACAATAGCCGCTCTTGAATGTGGCTCCAGCAACACTAGGATATGGAGAACTTTTTTCCACCTTCAGTAGTAGGCCAGAAGCCAAACACACCAAACCGCTGTCAGAATGAGATGGAAAAATACAAATTGAGAACGTGTTGGGTTCTAAAAATGGGCAGACTCCCCAAAACACTCAAGTTGGCTTCTTGGTGGTGGTGAATGCAATTGCTTAATCCTGAGACTTCTGCCTCAGCTTGAAATCTGCCTCTCCCCTTGAAACACTGTAGTTCTTTATCATCGTTGCCCCTGTTTTCTGTTTGGCTAGAAAGTGGTTTCAGACTGAATTCATCTGGGAAGGTTCTGTGGGTTAGGACTGCAAAACTAGGGTTGTGTGTATGCCACCTCAGTAATATCAATGGGGGAATTGCAGTTTGAGGGTGGAATTATCCTTGAGCAGTTTTATTTCTTAATGTTAAAAGGTGCACTCTTGGCCAATAGTCTTATCAATGGTAGGTAAAATAATCAGTGATCTAATTTAGAATAAGCAACTGAACACAAATATCTAGTCTGCTTTTGTCACACTTTCCCTGCTTCACCTGTATAGTCGTCTTCCCATGCTTGTGTAGGAAAGAGGAAACACTTTAAAAGTAACTGTCTAAATCACTGCTGAAATGTGGGGAGAGGGTTGGGCAGGGAAAGTAACACTATATGAAACTGACTAACTCAAGTTGAGTGACCCTTTAATTGTTAGCATCCCTCAGTGAGGCAACGGCTTTCAGTTCATACAGAATCTAAGAGCAGTCTATGGAATAAAGTAGATGGGGAGACAGTCTGGTAACTTTGTTTGGCTTGATACTTTATTAGTTGCATTTGTAAATGATTTATGGCTTTTCTGTTGTAGAAAACTATGCACAAGCTATAGAAGAGTTTCAGGCATGCCTTGCCTTACAGCAGAAGTACCTAGAGGCCCATGACCGCCTGCTAGCAGAGTCCCACTACCAGCTGGCACTGGCATATCACTACAACAGCCAGTTTGATGAAGCAATTCTGCAGTTCAGTAAATCAGTAGAAGTCATTGACAAAAGAATGGGTGAGTAGACTTGCTGAAACTCTAGCTAGCAAACTGGTTAACTGTCCTAGGAAAGCTGGATTGAGCTGAGGTTAAGAACATGGAAGCACACTACTCTCCACAGTTCTCTGAATGGTCTCTAATGgtcactttcactctatgcatccgaagaagtgaggtttttactcacgaaagcttatgcccaaataaatctgttagtctttaaggtgccaccagactccttgttgttaatgaAGGCAGAGTAGCTCAAGTGCCCTTGCCTGTTACATTGTTGGTTTAATAAACTGCTGACAACTTAAACCTGTATTCCTCTAGTGATGCTGACTGAACGAATAAAGAAAGCAGAAGGAGGATCTACTGAAGATGAGAAGGAGATCGAAGAATTAAAGGGACTACTTCCTGAAATTAAGGAAAAGATAGAGGATTCAAAAGAGTCTCAGAAGAGTGCAAGAGTAGCTGAACTGGCTTTGAAAGCAACTCTGGTTAGCTTTTCGTTTAATTACTTTTCTAGTAAGTTGGCATTAACTAATGGTATAGCTGAAGGAGAGCAGAAGAGCCCACAAGAGCAGGGTTGGCCATACTGGTCTAGAATTAGTGATTGTCTGCAAATGACTTAGCTTCCCATGACCAGAAGCTGTTAGATCACTCAGAATGAAATATGGCTCACTTCCCTTTGACTTTGAGGGGGGGAAAAGCATTGGACTATCACATGTCATCACTTTGCTTTTCCCTCTTGATAAAGCTACCTCTTCTTGGACAATCAGCTGGCTCTTAACCAAGGGGCTAGAGGAGACAGTGACATCACATGCCAGCTGTTTTGTTTAGCACTAAATAACTGTAAGGGCAATGCTCTTTGGCAAGGGTTTGGTTTTTTGGCCAGATGTCAGTAAACTAGAACTGCAGAGATTCCTGGGTACAAAGATACAGCCTAGTTTGAGAGTCCTAAATCTGGTTCAGCATCTGGTGGTGGCATATATCTTGAGTAGTTGTATAGTGTAGCCAGCCTTTCAGAAGGCGCTTCTACATTGAAGACCTTTTTAGGGTACCTCTTAGGCTGAACTTAATTGTTCCCATGCTTATCTAACTGATAGGCAACCGGTTTGCTCACTCACTGTGACATATTAATTTGTTGGGTTGGTGTAAACTTCTACAAATTGGGTACTTggtaaaagaaacaaaataaccaAAACTGAAGATTAAGTACTTCATAATTTTACAGTCAGAATTGATTTGGTTAATGCAGATATAATAAAACCCCACATCATAGAGAGAAACTAAACAAACCTATTAAATCATAACTTACTTCATGGTACAGCAGGAACCATGGATTTGTAGTATAAAGTCCCAGCATGCTGTGGGAGCTCAGAAATACAACTGGAGGCCAGTACTTGGTTAATCGCTTGGTTTCTTTCATTTTAGGTTGGAGGAGCTACCTCCAGTTTTACACAGAGTGAAGAAAGCTGTTCTGTTTCCACAGTAAGTGAAACAAATCTGAGTTCAGACAGGCATTTAAATACTACTAAATTGGAAGGTTTTAATGTTTGATGTCACTTACATTACAACCTCTATCTTGTAATAGATTCCAGGAAGAAAACCAGCTGATGGAGCATCCCAGTGTGTTACAGACATCTCTCATCTTGTCAGGAAAAAGGTGTGTCCAGATGTATAGCTATTTGGACAAACTACTACAAAACTACCACTGGCTTGCACTGTGTATTGTTTGATTTCTTGGCTAAACAAAGCCTTTAACTGTCACTGTTACACACAGAACAAATTCTAAAAAAGTAGGAATACTGCATAAAACTCCTTTCCCCTGGGAGCCAATCAGTCTTCCTGGAGAGTAGCTTTTGATGGTTCCTTGTATGCTTTACAGCACTTTGCCTGATCCACACTAGTTTAACTTCAAAGCTGAATTGGGAGGGTCCTGAAGGCACTCTTTAAATCAGTGCTCTCCTGTGTTGAGGCCCTGCatgaaggagcagggcaggccatAAAGGCAAACCACCAGGCTGAGTTGGGTTCCCTTATTTCCAAGTGGAAATGGAGCATTGGAGTTTATTATTAAAGTAGCAAAGCCAGTCTAAATGTGTAGTATTCATACTACTAGTAAAATCTGACTTCTTGGAGTAATGAGATATGGGTAACCTTAAGGGAAACTAGTGTTTGGTtgtagtgtgtgtttttttttttttttaacactgaaGTGTGTTCTCATTAGTATTTTTCCTAATCTAAATCAAATTTCACAGTACTTTTCATTTGCCTACTGTATGTACGGTTACAACACACAATGACTGTCTGCATTTTGTCACACCAGCATCTTTCAGTCCATCTCTTGGAGCAAGTTTGAAACATCTGCCATCAGCTCTGAAGCTTAGATCAGATGTCATGGGTACTAAAAACAGAAATTTAATCTAGAGCTAGGATGTTTTCCTGCCAGATCATAATTAAGGGTGACAAATGTGGTATCTAGGCAAGGTAGTATCAGAATTCTTACTGTAACTGAACTTGCACCAAAAGCTTCAACTGAATCCTGACTATTTGGTGTGACCCCTCGTAACTAGGAGTTGAGTAGTCAATGCACAATGACATCTAGACACTAATTTTCTTAAGTCTTAAATTTGTACATAGTGAAGACTAAACAATTTTGTCTTCAGAGGAAACCAGAGGAGGAGACTCAACAGGGAGACAATGAAGCTAAGAAATCTAAACCAGAACCGGCTGTCAATGGTGGTGGTGATGCTGCCCCCAGTGGAAATAAGGTTGCAGAAAAAATGGAAGAGGAGGTGGGCCGATGAGTCAGGAGTCTATGTCTATTTCCTTCTCTGTTCAGGCACACCTTTCATGCCTGGTATCTAATGCTTTATTGCCTGCTGGTTGTCTTCCTAAGACTCCTATAGAAGGAGCTGGGGAATTTgcccagttcagcaaagtgcATGTTACACAGAAGATGTCTGACCCTTAGTCATTTGGAAAGTAAACTGGCCCTGTAGCTTTGCCCACTTGAGAGACAGCAACTTGGAGTTCAGTGTATTAAATTACAGCTGAGCTAAAACATGATTCTTGTTTCTCCTAAAGCATTGGTGTGCAATGGAATAGAAGTCTGTTGTACTTAAAAGCAAAGGGCACTTAAGCTATGAAACTGTCTACAGCTATATTTTAGAGTAGGGCTTGGTTTCTGTAACTACCAGTGCTGTGTAGGTAACCAATCAATGCAAGTCTCCAAGCTACCACTACTTTCCCAGCTGGTGCATGAATTAACTGCTGTGGAACATGTAATACTGACTTAACAAAATCCATTCCTCTCTTTCAGACGGAGAAGAGGCcacaggtggaagcaggggctacAGTTGAAAGTACAGTATGATAAGTCTTCAATGTGGACCTCTCCTCAAGGAGAATGGTTTTGTATATAGTGTATTTTTTCACTTTGGCAACTTTTGTATGACTTCAATAAAGATTGTAAGCAAATGTTCAGATTTTTCCTCACTAGGGGTGAGTCATGGTCCTGCTATAAAGCACAATTACACTGGTGCAGCAGTACAGATGAACAAATTCTCATCTCTAGAGTGCTGGGAACAGAATGGCCCAAGGAGCTTGACCCTGCTACTTGAAGCCTGCAATGAAGTAAATAGCATGTCATGGTTGTCTTGCTTGGCTGATCTAGAAAGTAAACTGTCTTCTTCCTGGACCACTAGATGTGATCTAGAATTAACAGCCGGGCCTGAAATGAGAAAATGGAGGCAATAATTCTGTTAACAAAGAGGCATTATAGACAaaatataacttttaaaaaggCACAGGATGCCTCTAGAGTTAGGTTCTTTGCTTTTCCTATCCTTTCTGGTagtaaatggtgaacagaaatgCAAGTTAAAATGCACAGAAACCCCCTTCTAAAatggtatttttattatttaaagaaGCTTTAACTATGCATGATACTTAAGGTCTTTTCAATGTTTTTTATATTAAACCAATTTATTAAACTAAACAAAAGCAGCATTAGCTGTAATTAGTGAATTGAGTTGATTCTGGATGGGTCCTCAAAGATCATTCTCtatctagtttttattcatagactaAAAGGAGAAAACAAGTTTCCTGtctgtcttctctctctcccccccaactcactgatttcttaactttgaatgaactactAGTCCCTGAAACTATTCTCTCTGCACTTGCTGAAGAGGTGACGGCTGTCAAACTGGTTATTGCACTTCAACAATCTCTGGTTCTAGGAGCTACCACCAGTTCATTGGTCTGACTTTACAACATAGCAGCAACTGTGTAATATGTTTTTAATCTGTTAAATCCTTAGGTCCTGTTGTTAAATATTAGTGGTGCATTTTGTATCTTGTCCTCTTTGTGAAAGGCAaccagattgtaaactcttcataGGAACTAGAAGTTGGGAAAGCCCTGGTGCAGAGTGTGAGTGGGTGTGAAAAGAAGGGAGGCTGTCTCCATTCTGCAAGAGAATGTGATGTTACTAACCCAACTGTAGGTTTGGTTTTGTCAGTTAATAAAACCATAGGGTGAGAAGGACCACAAATGATGTAATACTACCTCTAGTCTACCCCCCTGCCAAGATGGATATCCAGCATCTTGCTGAAAATCTCCACTCCTCCACTTTCCCCATAAgaataatgtaaatgagggggttaggtttcaGGGAACTGTTTTTCGCTAGACAAAaggtgtgtgtacacatacacaaCATTTTATACTGGTAcatagtgatgatgattgtgaagcttggttgaggtggaggagtcagagggtgggatatttcccttactgctaaatgatgaactagcagttAGCTGAACCCTCCAGGGTTCAcgctctcactctgcaaggcagcaggaatggagggagataggcGCATGGCCTTGTTAGTTAGaacagcttgctgagaccgcagctacTGCAAGCTCCCTCTATCCTGAGTCCTGCTCCATGGAAGATGGGAtaagcagggtgcagggggacaccTTAACATTAGCTCCCctcatcctcctccccccagcacagcaagcaggagtcttggggagcagcacatggcagtggggggagagacacagCAGGGAGCAGATGGGGGGCTGCCACAGTCCAtactggttccaagcccccaccagctagctccaacgggctgctcttagaagggagcattacacaactttaaacaagcatgtttcctaattgatcagcaatgaaacaaggttaaccaggacaactttaatgtgaggagttactgtatacccccatctactgctttcccccatccacaaagcttgttaccctgtcaaagaaagctgtccGAGTGGTTtgacaatttgttcttgacaaatccctgctgttacttatcaccttatcttttagatgtttgcaaatttgattgcttaattattggCTCacttatctttccaggtacagaagttaagctgactggcctgtaatgccccaggttgtccttatttccctttttatagatttgcCCCTTTTCCACtcatctggaatctctcctgtcttccatgacttttcaaagataatcgctaatagcTCAGAtctctcctcagtcagctccttgagtattctaggatgcatttaatcagacCCTGGTGGTTTGACATTATCTAGCTTgttcaagtaatttttaacttgttcttttcctattttactGGCGTTCACTATGTTAGaggtccaatcaccaccaaccttcttggtgaaaaccgaaacaaataagtcattaagtatctctgccatttccacatattCTGTTAcatgtgcatttggtttttcttgcCTAAGTGTAGccccttacatttgtctttgctgaatgTCATTTTGTTAGCTGTAGCCTCATTCTCcaaatttatcaagatccctttgaattttagctatATCCGCCAAATGGGTTGTAACCCCCCAACTCTGTCAGCTGCAGTTGTAAGCAGTATGGTCTCTATTACCAtgttcagatcattaataaaaatgttaccaCCACCAGAGCCCCAACAGATTCACGTGGAACACCACTTGCGACCTCTTTCCAATCTGATATCATTCCactaatagttactctttgtggttgtttaaccaattatgtatctaTTTAATGTCATTCTAccaagcctgcatttctccagcttgcttatgagaatgtcgggggagtgtgtcaaaagccttgctaaagtccaggtatattatgtccactgcctTCCACCAAACCAATTAGATTGTCAAAGAAGGTTAATACAGTTAACACCGCTTTCTTACCTCTTGCTGGGTTTCTGCCTTCTCCTGTGGCATCAGATCTGTAACTTTAGCACCACCAGGCTCCTTCTTGTAAAACTCTATGCCTTCCTTGGGGAGGTAGGACTGATTGATACCCTGAGGTTAAAATATGGAAGGCTAACACAGTGGGGAAACTTAAAAGAGAGCTTCAATTGTGCAGtgtttttgaacatttttgaTAGCAGGGACCGGCTTGCTTTCCAATCTGTCAGGGAGATTTCATGCACCAGCACCACTCCAGTGACCGGTTGTTTAGAAACACTGCTTGGGTACATGTAAAACAATGTCTTACTGGAGTAGTGAGGAGGTGCATATAATCTTGTTAATCTAAGAGTCCCAAACATTCAGTGGTGCTGGATCTCAAAGGTACTATCTTGGAAACTAAGGTTCAGTGTTTACTTCTAGACCAGGTAACTAGAAAACTCTAGCTGGACAGATGTGTATGTATACAACctcattaaattatttaaataggaATACAGGAAGGCATTCCCTCCCTTCATAAGCCTAGTCCCTTTGCAGGAAGTCTTTTTTTTCTTGCTATTGTCAATAAACCCTGCTGATGGGGGCTAGTCAAGTTAAGTACCAAGCATAATACAGCAAGAAATTCTTCCAATTTACGCTTTACTTTCACCCTCCTTTTagcaatatatatacacacacaaaacccaaacTTCCTCTACCTCCGTATTGCTGATTGAAGGGGAGAAGGGATAATCAGACCTCAAGTGATTTTTAAGGTCGTAGTGTGTGACAGTAAAACGTGGGTGTTCAGGCTCTGAGGTTATATGCTCTTTAACCACGGTCCTCTTTCCCTCCTTTAGGTGAAAGTAGAGGTAATTACTACACATCCTGTAATGTTCAAAGCGTAAACAAGCTTGTGGAAGTTCCCTTCAGTCTATTTTTTTCACTCTGCTATTGACACTCCCTCTAGAGGTCTTGTAATAACCGGTACTTCCGGCTTTTGTAGCAAGTATCTGCCATTGCAGTCAGATATTCTGAAGTGGGGGGGTCTATTCCTTCATGTGCATGCCACTGCCATTAGTAGTGGTGAGCTGTGGCTGGCTGCTTAGAATCTGCATTGTGAATAACTTGGGTACTAGTGTGGGAACGCACCTGTGCTCCCTCTTCAAGAAAATCCAcagctactcccccccccccatcagtgtTCCCATGCTGGTGCGGATTCTCCAAGCACCACTCTTCTTGCAAGTACTGAGCAATGCTACTGGGCAGTGACGTGTTGTTAGCAATTCTGTTCTTTAGCTAAGCCCTAAAATGGGTTTCTTGACCACCATGGCACATGCTCCCCAAAGTGGTGGCACGCTGGTTTCCTGGACAGATTTCTACACAAGTGGGCTCTACCTCCTTATGTTCATTTGTAGCATCAAGGGTGAGGAAACCGTATGGCAAAGTGCCAATTCAGTTCAAAGGAGGACACCTGCACCCCTCTACTAACACCGACGCATCATAAAGCTCACCTGTTTGGGGGGCAGGCTAAGCTCTTCATCCCGCCTACCATCTGCTAGACGGACAACCACAGATGCCCCTCTCACCAGCTCAATCTGTGAGATGGAGAACGCTGGTCAGCCTGGTGTTTGGAGAGAACTGAACAGCACCCACAATTGGAGTCAGATTTTAAAAACCCTTGGCTCCTAGCTGATCTCACTGTGACACTGACTAGGGGAATGACTTGGCCGGGTTATGGATTCCGCGCTCTCAAAAATCTGCTCTTTGCACGCCTGATAGTTGCACTACGTTGGCCTGGACAGGCACAGGGGCTCTGTGCCAAAGCGAGCCACCTGGGGAGATCCATTTTAACTTGCTAAAGGAGATTACGACCCT
This Chrysemys picta bellii isolate R12L10 chromosome 8, ASM1138683v2, whole genome shotgun sequence DNA region includes the following protein-coding sequences:
- the NASP gene encoding nuclear autoantigenic sperm protein isoform X6; translation: MKSAAARAEPAPGPPPSCRMEEELAAPSTSADKTDSMDVDGEAKKLLGLGQKHLVLGNIPAAVNAFQEAASILGKKYGETADQCAEAFFYYGKSLLELARMENGVLGNALEGVQVEEEEEGEKADDDSMVENADNIDETEGSDEEDKENDKTEDDKENDSTIENKSFQESEEDEVGNLELAWDMLELAKVIYKRQETKDAQLHAAQAHLKLGEVSVESENYAQAIEEFQACLALQQKYLEAHDRLLAESHYQLALAYHYNSQFDEAILQFSKSVEVIDKRMVMLTERIKKAEGGSTEDEKEIEELKGLLPEIKEKIEDSKESQKSARVAELALKATLVGGATSSFTQSEESCSVSTIPGRKPADGASQCVTDISHLVRKKRKPEEETQQGDNEAKKSKPEPAVNGGGDAAPSGNKVAEKMEEETEKRPQVEAGATVESTV
- the NASP gene encoding nuclear autoantigenic sperm protein isoform X13 — translated: MEEELAAPSTSADKTDSMDVDGEAKKLLGLGQKHLVLGNIPAAVNAFQEAASILGKKYGETADQCAEAFFYYGKSLLELARMENGVLGNALEGVQVEEEEEGEKADDDSMVENADNIDETEGSDEEDKENDKTEDDKENDSTIENKSFQESEEDEVGNLELAWDMLELAKVIYKRQETKDAQLHAAQAHLKLGEVSVESENYAQAIEEFQACLALQQKYLEAHDRLLAESHYQLALAYHYNSQFDEAILQFSKSVEVIDKRMVMLTERIKKAEGGSTEDEKEIEELKGLLPEIKEKIEDSKESQKSARVAELALKATLVGGATSSFTQSEESCSVSTIPGRKPADGASQCVTDISHLVRKKTEKRPQVEAGATVESTV
- the NASP gene encoding nuclear autoantigenic sperm protein isoform X8, whose product is MEEELAAPSTSADKTDSMDVDGEAKKLLGLGQKHLVLGNIPAAVNAFQEAASILGKKYGETADQCAEAFFYYGKSLLELARMENGVLGNALEGVQVEEEEEGEKADDDSMVENADNIDETEGSDEEDKENDKTEDDKENDSTIENKSFQESEEDEVGNLELAWDMLELAKVIYKRQETKDAQLHAAQAHLKLGEVSVESENYAQAIEEFQACLALQQKYLEAHDRLLAESHYQLALAYHYNSQFDEAILQFSKSVEVIDKRMVMLTERIKKAEGGSTEDEKEIEELKGLLPEIKEKIEDSKESQKSARVAELALKATLVGGATSSFTQSEESCSVSTIPGRKPADGASQCVTDISHLVRKKRKPEEETQQGDNEAKKSKPEPAVNGGGDAAPSGNKVAEKMEEETEKRPQVEAGATVESTV
- the NASP gene encoding nuclear autoantigenic sperm protein isoform X9; protein product: MKSAAARAEPAPGPPPSMDVDGEAKKLLGLGQKHLVLGNIPAAVNAFQEAASILGKKYGETADQCAEAFFYYGKSLLELARMENGVLGNALEGVQVEEEEEGEKADDDSMVENADNIDETEGSDEEDKENDKTEDDKENDSTIENKSFQESEEDEVGNLELAWDMLELAKVIYKRQETKDAQLHAAQAHLKLGEVSVESENYAQAIEEFQACLALQQKYLEAHDRLLAESHYQLALAYHYNSQFDEAILQFSKSVEVIDKRMVMLTERIKKAEGGSTEDEKEIEELKGLLPEIKEKIEDSKESQKSARVAELALKATLVGGATSSFTQSEESCSVSTIPGRKPADGASQCVTDISHLVRKKRKPEEETQQGDNEAKKSKPEPAVNGGGDAAPSGNKVAEKMEEETEKRPQVEAGATVESTV
- the NASP gene encoding nuclear autoantigenic sperm protein isoform X14: MKSAAARAEPAPGPPPSMDVDGEAKKLLGLGQKHLVLGNIPAAVNAFQEAASILGKKYGETADQCAEAFFYYGKSLLELARMENGVLGNALEGVQVEEEEEGEKADDDSMVENADNIDETEGSDEEDKENDKTEDDKENDSTIENKSFQESEEDEVGNLELAWDMLELAKVIYKRQETKDAQLHAAQAHLKLGEVSVESENYAQAIEEFQACLALQQKYLEAHDRLLAESHYQLALAYHYNSQFDEAILQFSKSVEVIDKRMVMLTERIKKAEGGSTEDEKEIEELKGLLPEIKEKIEDSKESQKSARVAELALKATLVGGATSSFTQSEESCSVSTIPGRKPADGASQCVTDISHLVRKKTEKRPQVEAGATVESTV
- the NASP gene encoding nuclear autoantigenic sperm protein isoform X11, whose protein sequence is MKSAAARAEPAPGPPPSCRMEEELAAPSTSADKTDSMDVDGEAKKLLGLGQKHLVLGNIPAAVNAFQEAASILGKKYGETADQCAEAFFYYGKSLLELARMENGVLGNALEGVQVEEEEEGEKADDDSMVENADNIDETEGSDEEDKENDKTEDDKENDSTIENKSFQESEEDEVGNLELAWDMLELAKVIYKRQETKDAQLHAAQAHLKLGEVSVESENYAQAIEEFQACLALQQKYLEAHDRLLAESHYQLALAYHYNSQFDEAILQFSKSVEVIDKRMVMLTERIKKAEGGSTEDEKEIEELKGLLPEIKEKIEDSKESQKSARVAELALKATLVGGATSSFTQSEESCSVSTIPGRKPADGASQCVTDISHLVRKKTEKRPQVEAGATVESTV
- the NASP gene encoding nuclear autoantigenic sperm protein isoform X12; the encoded protein is MKSAAARAEPAPGPPPSCRMEEELAAPSTSADKTDSMDVDGEAKKLLGLGQKHLVLGNIPAAVNAFQEAASILGKKYGETADQCAEAFFYYGKSLLELARMENGVLGNALEGVQVEEEEEGEKADDDSMVENADNIDETEGSDEEDKENDKTEDDKENDSTIENKESEEDEVGNLELAWDMLELAKVIYKRQETKDAQLHAAQAHLKLGEVSVESENYAQAIEEFQACLALQQKYLEAHDRLLAESHYQLALAYHYNSQFDEAILQFSKSVEVIDKRMVMLTERIKKAEGGSTEDEKEIEELKGLLPEIKEKIEDSKESQKSARVAELALKATLVGGATSSFTQSEESCSVSTIPGRKPADGASQCVTDISHLVRKKTEKRPQVEAGATVESTV
- the NASP gene encoding nuclear autoantigenic sperm protein isoform X15, with product MEEELAAPSTSADKTDSMDVDGEAKKLLGLGQKHLVLGNIPAAVNAFQEAASILGKKYGETADQCAEAFFYYGKSLLELARMENGVLGNALEGVQVEEEEEGEKADDDSMVENADNIDETEGSDEEDKENDKTEDDKENDSTIENKESEEDEVGNLELAWDMLELAKVIYKRQETKDAQLHAAQAHLKLGEVSVESENYAQAIEEFQACLALQQKYLEAHDRLLAESHYQLALAYHYNSQFDEAILQFSKSVEVIDKRMVMLTERIKKAEGGSTEDEKEIEELKGLLPEIKEKIEDSKESQKSARVAELALKATLVGGATSSFTQSEESCSVSTIPGRKPADGASQCVTDISHLVRKKTEKRPQVEAGATVESTV
- the NASP gene encoding nuclear autoantigenic sperm protein isoform X7 — translated: MKSAAARAEPAPGPPPSCRMEEELAAPSTSADKTDSMDVDGEAKKLLGLGQKHLVLGNIPAAVNAFQEAASILGKKYGETADQCAEAFFYYGKSLLELARMENGVLGNALEGVQVEEEEEGEKADDDSMVENADNIDETEGSDEEDKENDKTEDDKENDSTIENKESEEDEVGNLELAWDMLELAKVIYKRQETKDAQLHAAQAHLKLGEVSVESENYAQAIEEFQACLALQQKYLEAHDRLLAESHYQLALAYHYNSQFDEAILQFSKSVEVIDKRMVMLTERIKKAEGGSTEDEKEIEELKGLLPEIKEKIEDSKESQKSARVAELALKATLVGGATSSFTQSEESCSVSTIPGRKPADGASQCVTDISHLVRKKRKPEEETQQGDNEAKKSKPEPAVNGGGDAAPSGNKVAEKMEEETEKRPQVEAGATVESTV
- the NASP gene encoding nuclear autoantigenic sperm protein isoform X10; amino-acid sequence: MKSAAARAEPAPGPPPSMDVDGEAKKLLGLGQKHLVLGNIPAAVNAFQEAASILGKKYGETADQCAEAFFYYGKSLLELARMENGVLGNALEGVQVEEEEEGEKADDDSMVENADNIDETEGSDEEDKENDKTEDDKENDSTIENKESEEDEVGNLELAWDMLELAKVIYKRQETKDAQLHAAQAHLKLGEVSVESENYAQAIEEFQACLALQQKYLEAHDRLLAESHYQLALAYHYNSQFDEAILQFSKSVEVIDKRMVMLTERIKKAEGGSTEDEKEIEELKGLLPEIKEKIEDSKESQKSARVAELALKATLVGGATSSFTQSEESCSVSTIPGRKPADGASQCVTDISHLVRKKRKPEEETQQGDNEAKKSKPEPAVNGGGDAAPSGNKVAEKMEEETEKRPQVEAGATVESTV